The DNA window CACCGATTACCGCCACTTCCCGGCGCACGCTTATTTTATCGATCCGCAAAACATCGCCTGCCCAGGCCAGTCTGCATTGCTGGAGGTGCCTGTCAGCATCCAGTACCGGCACTCCGGGCTGATGAATGCCCTCAAGCAAGGGTACGATCGGCTGCGTGGCAAACGGCGTTCGCCTTCGGTGCACTGGCTGCGCCCGACCGGCAATAATCTGGATAAAATGAAGCGGGTGGCCGAACGTTGCCTGGCGGAAGGCAATGATTACGTTGAATTTATGCTGCACTCCTCCGAGTTTATGCCGGGCGGCAGCCCGACGTTTAAAAACGCGCAGGATATCGAGGCGTTATACCGCGATTTGGAACAGCTGTTTGCCTGGCTGCAGCCGCGCACGGTTGGCATGACCCTGGCCGAGTATTATCAGACCAAGAAGAGCTGAGCATAGATGAAGAAAAGCAAGATTGATTCCGTCAATCGTTTCCTGAAGGTGTATACCCGGTTCTTTGGCAATATGAAGCATATTGCCGGCTTAAACGCCAAGCTTGAGTTCAGCAGCATCGTGATTTATTCCAGCACCGCGCTTGGCGATCTGATGTTTAATACGCCGGCGATCCATGCGCTGAAACAGCGTTACCCTAACGCCAGGTTCACGCTGGTATCGAGCGAGAAAAACCGCCAATTGGTGGCGGGCAGCGATTATTTCGACGAAGTCATTTATTGGGACAACAAGGTTAAGAATATTTTCAGCCTGGTTTGCCGCCTGCGCAAAATGAAGCCTGAACTGTCGGTGATCCTGCACTCCTATATTCCCTACGACGTGCTGAGCGCAGTGCTTTCCGGTAGCCACTACATCATCCGTGACAACTACAACTGTGACGGCGATTACATGAATCAATGGGTTTATTGCCATCAGGGCAGCTATGAAGGCCACCTGATTCAGCGCAAGCTGGATTTATTACAGGTGCTCGGCTGCGATAACCGCGATACCCATATGCGCATCCCGGTGCGGTTTAATGCGCTGCCGGCGATTACCAACAAGACCCTGATCGGCTTCCAGATGGGGGCTTCAGAAGCACAGCGTTGCTGGCCGCGGGAGAATTTTGTCGGCCTGGCGCGCAAGTTGTTTGCGCTGGGTGAGCAATACCACATCGTGCTGATTGGCAGCGGTAAGGAAAAAGAGCTGGAGCGCCAATTCCTGGCCGCGCTGTCGCCCGAAGAGCAGCAAAGGGTCACCAGCTATATTGGCAAAACCACGCTGCTGCAACTGCTGGCGATCATTGAGCAACTGGATGTGCTGATTACCGGTGATACCGGGCCGCTGCACCTGGCCGTTGCGCTGCAAACGCGCACCGTCAGCCTGTTTTACACCGCTAACCCGCGGCATACCGGGCCGTATCAAGATCCTGAGCTGCACCGGATCCTGTATATCAACCCGAATGACAAAGACAAGGCGCCGCGCGATCCGCGTTTCCCGTTAAGCGTGATTGAGGTGGATCAGGTGTACGGGCTATTGCGGGAAATGTTGCTTTAGCGCAGCAGGTTGAAGACGTCTCGGCGGGTAGCAGCAGGCCCCTGAATGTGATTCAGGGGCCTGTTTGTTTACGCTTTCTGGCGCAGCGCCGGCAGAGACAGCGCCAGCGTCATCACCACCACCAGTGCGGTATGGCTTTGTATCAGCACCACGTCGGTGATGCCAAATATCATTACCGGCGCCATCACAAAAAAAGTGCCGCTGTTGCTGATAACGCTTTTTTTCAGTGAAAACCACAGGCCGGAGAGGTAAAAGCACAGTAGCGCCAGCAGGCCGAATATTCCCTGCAGCGAAAGGGTTTCGAGCATGTCATTATGCAGATGGTAGGCCAGATTCCGCGAGGCCTCCGGGTTGCCCCTTTCATAGCGGTTTACATATTCTTCCACTTTCTGATAGCGCTGGTCGGGGTTTTGCCCCAGGAAGCGCGGAGCGACGCTGTACCAGCCGGATTTCCAAATAGAGAAACGTGAGCCAATCGAGGTGTCGTTATTCGTGTGGTACTGCGCGATATCCGTTTGGATTTGCGCCACGCGATCCCAGGCGCCGTAAAGCACCAGGGCGGCGCCGGCGAGCATCACGGCCGCCAGCATGGCCTGTATATGCTTACTGATATGGCGGTAGTAGGTGAGGAAGAAGGCGATATATAACACCGGGGTAAATAAAATGGCGGCCCGAGTTTCGGTCATCAGCACCATGGCCATATTGATGATAAAGATCGCCAGGAACAACGCGACCGACACCTTGGACACCTGAAAGCATTTACGCACCAGCACGGCGGCGGCCATGGAAATAATCACGGCCACATAGGCGCCGGTGGTCGCCGCATCGGTGGTCCATTTCACGCGGGAATCTTCAAGGGTCGGGCGGGAGGCATATCCCAGCCACAGCGCCGCAAGCAGCCCGATAAACAGCATCACCACGCCGAGTTTCAATACGTCTTTATGCAGCAACGTGCGGCATTGGTAAAAGTAAAACAGCACAAAGGCGGCCAGCAGAAAGCGTTTCCCGACGGTATGGTAGTTATCCCTGATGTCCGTGAAATGGGTGTTGTGGAACAGCTCGGCCCAGATTAACTTGCTGGCGCCAAACAGCAGCAGGGAAACCAGCAGGCAAAGCAACGCCTTGTTTTCCAGCAGGCTGCGCGGGCTTTTATAGATATGCACCACGCTGTAGATCACCGCCACATAGCTGGTGAGATAAAAAATCTTCTCTGGATACCCCTTGATCGCCAAGAGCATCGCCAGGGAAGCGATCAACGCTAAAAAACAAAGATTAAAAATGATCAATGTGTTGCGTGATTCGTTCGGCACTTTGCTTCCTCATTTACCGTAGCGCAAGATGAAATAACGGATATACCAGCGTAAACCCGAAAGGTATTTCTTTTCGCGGAAAAGCCGCTTATACATTTTTTTTGCCTGCTGATCGTGCCGTGGCAAATCAAAAGGCCATGCTGCCCAGGGCGATGTTTGGTAAACATCCGTATAAAAACGGCAGCCCCGTTGTTTATTCCACTGCTGCCAGGGTTTATCTGCACCGGCATAATGCAGGAATACCGTGTTATTCGCCGGCATCTTGGCGTAGCCTTTCTCGTTATGCTCCAGCATGAAAATCGTATTGTATTTTCGATCTATAAATTTAACCTTGCCTTCCAGGACAATATTCAGCGCATCCTGATCCATATACTGGAAATGATCCCCGCGTTCCTTCAATACCGCGAGCACCTTCTCACTGATGGCGGCCTGCAACCAGCGTTGCACGTCGATCAGCAGCATGCCGGAGTTGAAATAACGCGTGCCACGCAGGCCTATCTTGCCAGCCAGGCCCGCCGCCAAAGGCGCATCCTCGCTCACCACGCAGGCCACTTCCGGTGTGGCGGTTAGCTGTTGATAAATCGTGATAAACGGGTTGATGCAGACGATATCGGCGTCCAGGTAGAGAAGGGTTTCTTGCTGCTCAAGCAGATAGGGCGCCAACAGGCGGTAGTAAATGGCTTTGGTGAACAGCGCCGTGGCCGGCAGGTTGGCAAAAAGCGCCTCCGGGAGCTGGTGGGTGTGGATACCGTGATCGGTGCCGGCCACCAGCGCCTGCAGCTTGTCCGCCACGCCGGCGGTGTCTTCCGAGGTGATCAGATGGAAGCGAAGTTGCGCAGATCCCGCCTGGGCGATCAGCGATTGAATGGCGATACAGGCGTGGCGGATGAAGTTGCCGTCAACGCCGAAGGCGATAGGGTAGCCGCTACCCGCAGGCTGGCCTTCTCGGCCCAGGTACCGGGTTTCCTTAATGCCATGCTCACTGCCGGGCGCTAACCCCAGCAGTTGGCTTATCCGGCTATTTCCCATGTCTGGCCTGTAGGTATTTTCTTTTAAAACTCAATCGTATAGCCGGATCCAGCAAGAAAGACAGCGGGCGGATGCTGTTGATGCGCGCGATAATCCGCTGGCGGTTGCGCGAATCGGGCAGCGTTTCCCCATAGCGCTGGTAAATCTTGAGCCAGTGGCAGGCGATCAGGTTGGCGTACTGCGGGCCAAAATCCCGGTCCATCTTGGCGGTGGCTTCAACCAGCAGATTGATCTTTTGCTCGTCAATCTGGCTGGAAAGGCTGTTGCCGCGTTTGAAATACAGATAGTGCCCGCGCGGCGAAAAAATAATATTCTGGCAGTGGTTCAGGATCGTCGGGAACAGGTAGGCGTCTTCATAGCACTTGAACTCGGGGAACGGATGAGCCGCCAGCAGCCCGCGCCGGATAAACTGGCCAATAAAGTGCGCCTGAAAATCTTTGTGGATCAGGAACGTTTTGATGGCTGCCTGCTGCGTCAGCGGCTTTGGCTGCAGCCCGCCCCACGTTACCGGCTGCTTGCTGTGGGGGTAGATTTCATTCAGCCCGGTCAGCAACAGATCGGGCTTGGTGGCGGCCAGATAGCGCATGATATCAGCCAGTGAGCCCGGCAAAACCTGATCGTCACCGTCAATCATGGTGACGTACTCACCGCTGCATTGCTCGATAGCGAAGTTTCGCACTTTGCCAATATTACGGAATTCAACCTGGAACACCTGTGCATGGGCGTTATCGCTGGCGAACCGCTGCAGCATTTCTGCCGTGCGATCGGTGGATGCATCGCTAATCAGGATAATTTCATAACCTTCGGCCATCCCGCCTAACGCATGTTTCAGGCTGCTCAACGCATCGTTCAGATAGGCCTCGCAGTTATGCGCGGTGAGAACAATACTGAGTATCTTCCTCGTTGCCATGGTGTGATTCCAGGTCTCTAAAACCGGTTTACAGTATCTTGTACTGCTCCAGCAGGTGATAAACCTGCTGGGCGTGAATATCCGCCATCTTATTGCCCGCATCTGGCCGGCAGGCATACTGATTTTTCCCGTACCCGCCGATCAACCCCGGATCCGTCGGGCCGAACAGCGTGATGTTTGGGCGATCGAGCGCGGCGGTCAGGTGGCTGAGGCCGGTGTCTACCGAAACTACCCCTCTGGCGCCGGCCAGCACTTCGGCAACCTGCTGCAGACTGAGCTTCGGCAGCACCTCAACGTGGGGATAACCTTCGGCCAGCCGCACCGCACGCTGGTGCTCGTGCTCGGCGCCCCAGGGCAGTTTGATTTTCAACCCGGTGGGGGCTATCAGTGCGATCAACTGGCGCCAGTTTGGCTCCGGCCAGTGCTTTTCATCCCGCGTGGTGGCGTGCAGGAACACCAGATACTGGCCCGCATCTGCCGGCGGCTGGCTAAGAAAGCGCGCCGCAATGGCGTAATCGCCCTGGGTTTGCGGTTTTTCGTAGCCCAGGCTTTTGGCGAACAGTTCGCGGGTGCGCTCCACGGCGTGCTGCTGCTTGCCGATGTCATAGCGGTGGTCGTAAAACCAGCTGGCGAAGGGTTCGCGCGCGCTTTTGCAATCCTGGCCGTGCTTACTGCCCTTGGCGATGCGGGTGATCAACGCTGCGCTTTTCATCAGCCCCTGCGCGTCGATCACCGCGTCGTAGGTGCGTTGCTGCAATTGGCGTTTGAAGTCGCAGCGCTGTTGGCGCGTTTGTGTGCCAAACCAGTTTTTGCGCCACCGGCGGATGGCCACCGGGATCACGCGGTCTACCGCAGGGTGCCAAGCGGGGATCTGGCTAAAGCCTTCTTCCACCACCCAGTCAA is part of the Gibbsiella quercinecans genome and encodes:
- a CDS encoding glycosyltransferase family 9 protein; amino-acid sequence: MKKSKIDSVNRFLKVYTRFFGNMKHIAGLNAKLEFSSIVIYSSTALGDLMFNTPAIHALKQRYPNARFTLVSSEKNRQLVAGSDYFDEVIYWDNKVKNIFSLVCRLRKMKPELSVILHSYIPYDVLSAVLSGSHYIIRDNYNCDGDYMNQWVYCHQGSYEGHLIQRKLDLLQVLGCDNRDTHMRIPVRFNALPAITNKTLIGFQMGASEAQRCWPRENFVGLARKLFALGEQYHIVLIGSGKEKELERQFLAALSPEEQQRVTSYIGKTTLLQLLAIIEQLDVLITGDTGPLHLAVALQTRTVSLFYTANPRHTGPYQDPELHRILYINPNDKDKAPRDPRFPLSVIEVDQVYGLLREMLL
- a CDS encoding O-antigen ligase family protein is translated as MPNESRNTLIIFNLCFLALIASLAMLLAIKGYPEKIFYLTSYVAVIYSVVHIYKSPRSLLENKALLCLLVSLLLFGASKLIWAELFHNTHFTDIRDNYHTVGKRFLLAAFVLFYFYQCRTLLHKDVLKLGVVMLFIGLLAALWLGYASRPTLEDSRVKWTTDAATTGAYVAVIISMAAAVLVRKCFQVSKVSVALFLAIFIINMAMVLMTETRAAILFTPVLYIAFFLTYYRHISKHIQAMLAAVMLAGAALVLYGAWDRVAQIQTDIAQYHTNNDTSIGSRFSIWKSGWYSVAPRFLGQNPDQRYQKVEEYVNRYERGNPEASRNLAYHLHNDMLETLSLQGIFGLLALLCFYLSGLWFSLKKSVISNSGTFFVMAPVMIFGITDVVLIQSHTALVVVMTLALSLPALRQKA
- a CDS encoding glycosyltransferase family 8 protein — protein: MGNSRISQLLGLAPGSEHGIKETRYLGREGQPAGSGYPIAFGVDGNFIRHACIAIQSLIAQAGSAQLRFHLITSEDTAGVADKLQALVAGTDHGIHTHQLPEALFANLPATALFTKAIYYRLLAPYLLEQQETLLYLDADIVCINPFITIYQQLTATPEVACVVSEDAPLAAGLAGKIGLRGTRYFNSGMLLIDVQRWLQAAISEKVLAVLKERGDHFQYMDQDALNIVLEGKVKFIDRKYNTIFMLEHNEKGYAKMPANNTVFLHYAGADKPWQQWNKQRGCRFYTDVYQTSPWAAWPFDLPRHDQQAKKMYKRLFREKKYLSGLRWYIRYFILRYGK
- a CDS encoding glycosyltransferase family 2 protein encodes the protein MATRKILSIVLTAHNCEAYLNDALSSLKHALGGMAEGYEIILISDASTDRTAEMLQRFASDNAHAQVFQVEFRNIGKVRNFAIEQCSGEYVTMIDGDDQVLPGSLADIMRYLAATKPDLLLTGLNEIYPHSKQPVTWGGLQPKPLTQQAAIKTFLIHKDFQAHFIGQFIRRGLLAAHPFPEFKCYEDAYLFPTILNHCQNIIFSPRGHYLYFKRGNSLSSQIDEQKINLLVEATAKMDRDFGPQYANLIACHWLKIYQRYGETLPDSRNRQRIIARINSIRPLSFLLDPAIRLSFKRKYLQARHGK
- the rfaC gene encoding lipopolysaccharide heptosyltransferase RfaC — encoded protein: MHVLIVKTSSMGDVLHTLPALTDAMQALPGIRFDWVVEEGFSQIPAWHPAVDRVIPVAIRRWRKNWFGTQTRQQRCDFKRQLQQRTYDAVIDAQGLMKSAALITRIAKGSKHGQDCKSAREPFASWFYDHRYDIGKQQHAVERTRELFAKSLGYEKPQTQGDYAIAARFLSQPPADAGQYLVFLHATTRDEKHWPEPNWRQLIALIAPTGLKIKLPWGAEHEHQRAVRLAEGYPHVEVLPKLSLQQVAEVLAGARGVVSVDTGLSHLTAALDRPNITLFGPTDPGLIGGYGKNQYACRPDAGNKMADIHAQQVYHLLEQYKIL